In Nicotiana tabacum cultivar K326 chromosome 19, ASM71507v2, whole genome shotgun sequence, one DNA window encodes the following:
- the LOC107767241 gene encoding auxin response factor 2 isoform X10 yields MGNDDKGRNSGLHRELWLACSGPLVIVPSSGDMVFYYPQGHIEQIEACMNEDGLMPMPAYNVPYKILCRVVSVRLQAEANTDEVFAEITLLPHLGTREPILAERSPLFSRAKTDVHTYSKKLTPSDVNTHGGLSIPKQLADECFPPLNNDQDFPAQDLVAKDLNGLEWKFRHVYRGQSRRHLIRNGWSRFVSAKKLVAGDTLIFVRGKNYELYVAVRRAKKQQTSSSTSILSSHYMQHGMLSNAYHAVSSGTMFTIYYRPWTCPAAFIIPYNQYMKASEIDYEVGMTFNMPFESHELDCGRTVCPIFSGTIVDVKDFDPIRWPGSDWRCLKVKWNHAKLMPVRPERVSPWSIVAIGITKRKRRSFSSYPSKAQPLDPANPFGVKDCLMKSSVEHSPPWNSRVLQGQEKAVNAYEENAFRRPHDLRQPPQRKLRWRRGQVRLENQQHNHILDPWLDFIGKEVHGTSPSSNGFSNLQSSKIPSFASESLSIPKIVDYRNSNSKASKTVNFLEQSKSTSGNSDTQCSRSCTKVLKYGCALGRSIDMSRVKGYGELISELDKLFGFEGSLLDGSKDWHVTYQDREGNTKLLGDYPWSDFQAMVRKMFICPIGADYLADRSF; encoded by the exons ATGGGAAATGATGATAAAG GTAGAAATAGTGGCTTGCATAGGGAACTATGGCTTGCTTGTTCTGGTCCACTGGTTATTGTTCCAAGCAGTGGTGATATGGTCTTCTATTATCCTCAAGGTCACATTGAACAG ATTGAGGCTTGCATGAATGAAGATGGACTTATGCCAATGCCAGCATACAATGTACCATATAAAATTCTTTGTAGGGTTGTTTCTGTCAGGCTACAG GCTGAGGCCAATACAGATGAAGTGTTTGCAGAAATTACTTTGCTTCCTCAT CTAGGGACGAGGGAGCCAATTTTGGCAGAACGCTCTCCTTTATTTTCGCGTGCTAAAACTGATGTGCATACATATAGCAAGAAACTCACTCCATCTGATGTAAACACGCATGGTGGACTCTCCATTCCAAAGCAACTGGCGGATGAATGCTTTCCGCCACTG AATAATGATCAGGATTTCCCAGCACAGGATTTAGTTGCAAAGGATCTGAATGGTTTAGAATGGAAGTTCCGCCATGTTTATCGAG GTCAGTCAAGGCGTCACCTCATAAGAAAcggttggagtaggtttgtaagtGCGAAGAAGCTTGTTGCAGGGGATACCCTTATATTTGTCAG AGGaaaaaattatgaattatatgttGCTGTTCGCCGTGCAAAAAAACAACAAACCAGCTCATCAACATCTATCTTATCAAGCCACTACATGCAACACGGCATGTTGTCTAATGCCTACCATGCTGTTTCCTCTGGGACAATGTTCACCATTTACTACCGCCCTTG GACTTGTCCTGCTGCGTTCATAATTCCTTACAATCAATATATGAAGGCCTCTGAAATCGATTATGAGGTTGGGATGACTTTCAACATGCCATTTGAAAGCCACGAACTAGACTGCGGCAGAACAGTATGCCCAAT ATTTTCAGGTACCATTGTTGATGTTAAAGATTTTGACCCCATTAGATGGCCTGGTTCAGATTGGAGGTGTCTCAAA GTGAAATGGAATCATGCAAAACTAATGCCAGTTCGTCCAGAAAGGGTATCTCCTTGGAGCATTGTAGCCATAGgaataaccaaaagaaaaaggaGGTCTTTTTCTTCCTATCCCAGCAAAGCACAGCCTCTTGATCCAGCAAATCCATTCGGTGTCAAGGACT gcttgaTGAAGAGTTCAGTTGAGCATTCACCTCCGTGGAACTCTAGGGTCTTGCAAGGTCAAGAAAAAGCTGTAAATGCTTATGAAGAGAATGCCTTCAGACGACCTCATGATTTGCGTCAACCACCACAGCGAAAACTTAGATGGAGGCGAGGACAAGTTAGATTGGAGAATCAGCAGCATAACCATATTCTTGATCCGTGGTTAGACTTTATTGGAAAGGAAGTTCATGGCACAAGTCCTTCCAGTAATGGATTTTCCAATTTACAGTCTTCAAAAATACCATCCTTTGCAAGTGAATCTTTGTCTATTCCAAAGATTGTCGATTACAGAAATTCAAATTCTAAAG CTTCTAAGACCGTTAATTTTCTGGAACAGAGTAAAAGCACTTCTGGCAATTCAGACACCCAATGCAGTCGCAGTTGCACAAAG GTACTCAAGTATGGATGTGCTCTTGGAAGATCTATTGACATGTCACGTGTAAAGGGGTATGGGGAACTCATTTCTGAACTCGACAAGCTGTTTGGATTTGAAGGGTCTCTTCTGGATGGTAGCAAGGATTGGCATGTAACCTATCAAGATAGAGAAGGAAACACAAAGTTACTAGGAGATTATCCTTGGTC GGATTTCCAGGCCATGGTGCGAAAGATGTTTATTTGTCCAATAGGAGCTGATTACCTGGCTGACAGAAGCTTCTGA
- the LOC107767241 gene encoding auxin response factor 2 isoform X9 gives MGNDDKGRNSGLHRELWLACSGPLVIVPSSGDMVFYYPQGHIEQIEACMNEDGLMPMPAYNVPYKILCRVVSVRLQAEANTDEVFAEITLLPHLGTREPILAERSPLFSRAKTDVHTYSKKLTPSDVNTHGGLSIPKQLADECFPPLNNDQDFPAQDLVAKDLNGLEWKFRHVYRGQSRRHLIRNGWSRFVSAKKLVAGDTLIFVRGKNYELYVAVRRAKKQQTSSSTSILSSHYMQHGMLSNAYHAVSSGTMFTIYYRPWTCPAAFIIPYNQYMKASEIDYEVGMTFNMPFESHELDCGRTVCPIFSGTIVDVKDFDPIRWPGSDWRCLKVKWNHAKLMPVRPERVSPWSIVAIGITKRKRRSFSSYPSKAQPLDPANPFGVKDCLMKSSVEHSPPWNSRVLQGQEKAVNAYEENAFRRPHDLRQPPQRKLRWRRGQVRLENQQHNHILDPWLDFIGKEVHGTSPSSNGFSNLQSSKIPSFASESLSIPKIVDYRNSNSKAASKTVNFLEQSKSTSGNSDTQCSRSCTKVLKYGCALGRSIDMSRVKGYGELISELDKLFGFEGSLLDGSKDWHVTYQDREGNTKLLGDYPWSDFQAMVRKMFICPIGADYLADRSF, from the exons ATGGGAAATGATGATAAAG GTAGAAATAGTGGCTTGCATAGGGAACTATGGCTTGCTTGTTCTGGTCCACTGGTTATTGTTCCAAGCAGTGGTGATATGGTCTTCTATTATCCTCAAGGTCACATTGAACAG ATTGAGGCTTGCATGAATGAAGATGGACTTATGCCAATGCCAGCATACAATGTACCATATAAAATTCTTTGTAGGGTTGTTTCTGTCAGGCTACAG GCTGAGGCCAATACAGATGAAGTGTTTGCAGAAATTACTTTGCTTCCTCAT CTAGGGACGAGGGAGCCAATTTTGGCAGAACGCTCTCCTTTATTTTCGCGTGCTAAAACTGATGTGCATACATATAGCAAGAAACTCACTCCATCTGATGTAAACACGCATGGTGGACTCTCCATTCCAAAGCAACTGGCGGATGAATGCTTTCCGCCACTG AATAATGATCAGGATTTCCCAGCACAGGATTTAGTTGCAAAGGATCTGAATGGTTTAGAATGGAAGTTCCGCCATGTTTATCGAG GTCAGTCAAGGCGTCACCTCATAAGAAAcggttggagtaggtttgtaagtGCGAAGAAGCTTGTTGCAGGGGATACCCTTATATTTGTCAG AGGaaaaaattatgaattatatgttGCTGTTCGCCGTGCAAAAAAACAACAAACCAGCTCATCAACATCTATCTTATCAAGCCACTACATGCAACACGGCATGTTGTCTAATGCCTACCATGCTGTTTCCTCTGGGACAATGTTCACCATTTACTACCGCCCTTG GACTTGTCCTGCTGCGTTCATAATTCCTTACAATCAATATATGAAGGCCTCTGAAATCGATTATGAGGTTGGGATGACTTTCAACATGCCATTTGAAAGCCACGAACTAGACTGCGGCAGAACAGTATGCCCAAT ATTTTCAGGTACCATTGTTGATGTTAAAGATTTTGACCCCATTAGATGGCCTGGTTCAGATTGGAGGTGTCTCAAA GTGAAATGGAATCATGCAAAACTAATGCCAGTTCGTCCAGAAAGGGTATCTCCTTGGAGCATTGTAGCCATAGgaataaccaaaagaaaaaggaGGTCTTTTTCTTCCTATCCCAGCAAAGCACAGCCTCTTGATCCAGCAAATCCATTCGGTGTCAAGGACT gcttgaTGAAGAGTTCAGTTGAGCATTCACCTCCGTGGAACTCTAGGGTCTTGCAAGGTCAAGAAAAAGCTGTAAATGCTTATGAAGAGAATGCCTTCAGACGACCTCATGATTTGCGTCAACCACCACAGCGAAAACTTAGATGGAGGCGAGGACAAGTTAGATTGGAGAATCAGCAGCATAACCATATTCTTGATCCGTGGTTAGACTTTATTGGAAAGGAAGTTCATGGCACAAGTCCTTCCAGTAATGGATTTTCCAATTTACAGTCTTCAAAAATACCATCCTTTGCAAGTGAATCTTTGTCTATTCCAAAGATTGTCGATTACAGAAATTCAAATTCTAAAG CAGCTTCTAAGACCGTTAATTTTCTGGAACAGAGTAAAAGCACTTCTGGCAATTCAGACACCCAATGCAGTCGCAGTTGCACAAAG GTACTCAAGTATGGATGTGCTCTTGGAAGATCTATTGACATGTCACGTGTAAAGGGGTATGGGGAACTCATTTCTGAACTCGACAAGCTGTTTGGATTTGAAGGGTCTCTTCTGGATGGTAGCAAGGATTGGCATGTAACCTATCAAGATAGAGAAGGAAACACAAAGTTACTAGGAGATTATCCTTGGTC GGATTTCCAGGCCATGGTGCGAAAGATGTTTATTTGTCCAATAGGAGCTGATTACCTGGCTGACAGAAGCTTCTGA
- the LOC107767241 gene encoding auxin response factor 2 isoform X3, with protein MGNDDKGRNSGLHRELWLACSGPLVIVPSSGDMVFYYPQGHIEQIEACMNEDGLMPMPAYNVPYKILCRVVSVRLQAEANTDEVFAEITLLPHLGTREPILAERSPLFSRAKTDVHTYSKKLTPSDVNTHGGLSIPKQLADECFPPLNNDQDFPAQDLVAKDLNGLEWKFRHVYRGQSRRHLIRNGWSRFVSAKKLVAGDTLIFVRGKNYELYVAVRRAKKQQTSSSTSILSSHYMQHGMLSNAYHAVSSGTMFTIYYRPWTCPAAFIIPYNQYMKASEIDYEVGMTFNMPFESHELDCGRTVCPIFSGTIVDVKDFDPIRWPGSDWRCLKVKWNHAKLMPVRPERVSPWSIVAIGITKRKRRSFSSYPSKAQPLDPANPFGVKDCLMKSSVEHSPPWNSRVLQGQEKAVNAYEENAFRRPHDLRQPPQRKLRWRRGQVRLENQQHNHILDPWLDFIGKEVHGTSPSSNGFSNLQSSKIPSFASESLSIPKIVDYRNSNSKGNVESDVMGSQPTGGSKLKLFGVDILNGPESPSQHGSKLTHFGSFPAASKTVNFLEQSKSTSGNSDTQCSRSCTKVLKYGCALGRSIDMSRVKGYGELISELDKLFGFEGSLLDGSKDWHVTYQDREGNTKLLGDYPWSDFQAMVRKMFICPIGADYLADRSF; from the exons ATGGGAAATGATGATAAAG GTAGAAATAGTGGCTTGCATAGGGAACTATGGCTTGCTTGTTCTGGTCCACTGGTTATTGTTCCAAGCAGTGGTGATATGGTCTTCTATTATCCTCAAGGTCACATTGAACAG ATTGAGGCTTGCATGAATGAAGATGGACTTATGCCAATGCCAGCATACAATGTACCATATAAAATTCTTTGTAGGGTTGTTTCTGTCAGGCTACAG GCTGAGGCCAATACAGATGAAGTGTTTGCAGAAATTACTTTGCTTCCTCAT CTAGGGACGAGGGAGCCAATTTTGGCAGAACGCTCTCCTTTATTTTCGCGTGCTAAAACTGATGTGCATACATATAGCAAGAAACTCACTCCATCTGATGTAAACACGCATGGTGGACTCTCCATTCCAAAGCAACTGGCGGATGAATGCTTTCCGCCACTG AATAATGATCAGGATTTCCCAGCACAGGATTTAGTTGCAAAGGATCTGAATGGTTTAGAATGGAAGTTCCGCCATGTTTATCGAG GTCAGTCAAGGCGTCACCTCATAAGAAAcggttggagtaggtttgtaagtGCGAAGAAGCTTGTTGCAGGGGATACCCTTATATTTGTCAG AGGaaaaaattatgaattatatgttGCTGTTCGCCGTGCAAAAAAACAACAAACCAGCTCATCAACATCTATCTTATCAAGCCACTACATGCAACACGGCATGTTGTCTAATGCCTACCATGCTGTTTCCTCTGGGACAATGTTCACCATTTACTACCGCCCTTG GACTTGTCCTGCTGCGTTCATAATTCCTTACAATCAATATATGAAGGCCTCTGAAATCGATTATGAGGTTGGGATGACTTTCAACATGCCATTTGAAAGCCACGAACTAGACTGCGGCAGAACAGTATGCCCAAT ATTTTCAGGTACCATTGTTGATGTTAAAGATTTTGACCCCATTAGATGGCCTGGTTCAGATTGGAGGTGTCTCAAA GTGAAATGGAATCATGCAAAACTAATGCCAGTTCGTCCAGAAAGGGTATCTCCTTGGAGCATTGTAGCCATAGgaataaccaaaagaaaaaggaGGTCTTTTTCTTCCTATCCCAGCAAAGCACAGCCTCTTGATCCAGCAAATCCATTCGGTGTCAAGGACT gcttgaTGAAGAGTTCAGTTGAGCATTCACCTCCGTGGAACTCTAGGGTCTTGCAAGGTCAAGAAAAAGCTGTAAATGCTTATGAAGAGAATGCCTTCAGACGACCTCATGATTTGCGTCAACCACCACAGCGAAAACTTAGATGGAGGCGAGGACAAGTTAGATTGGAGAATCAGCAGCATAACCATATTCTTGATCCGTGGTTAGACTTTATTGGAAAGGAAGTTCATGGCACAAGTCCTTCCAGTAATGGATTTTCCAATTTACAGTCTTCAAAAATACCATCCTTTGCAAGTGAATCTTTGTCTATTCCAAAGATTGTCGATTACAGAAATTCAAATTCTAAAGGTAATGTCGAATCAGATGTTATGGGGAGCCAACCCACTGGTGGAAGCAAATTAAAGCTATTTGGAGTGGATATACTAAATGGTCCTGAGTCCCCTTCCCAACATGGAAGTAAACTTACACATTTTGGTTCTTTTCCAGCAGCTTCTAAGACCGTTAATTTTCTGGAACAGAGTAAAAGCACTTCTGGCAATTCAGACACCCAATGCAGTCGCAGTTGCACAAAG GTACTCAAGTATGGATGTGCTCTTGGAAGATCTATTGACATGTCACGTGTAAAGGGGTATGGGGAACTCATTTCTGAACTCGACAAGCTGTTTGGATTTGAAGGGTCTCTTCTGGATGGTAGCAAGGATTGGCATGTAACCTATCAAGATAGAGAAGGAAACACAAAGTTACTAGGAGATTATCCTTGGTC GGATTTCCAGGCCATGGTGCGAAAGATGTTTATTTGTCCAATAGGAGCTGATTACCTGGCTGACAGAAGCTTCTGA
- the LOC107767241 gene encoding auxin response factor 23 isoform X15, which translates to MVFYYPQGHIEQIEACMNEDGLMPMPAYNVPYKILCRVVSVRLQLGTREPILAERSPLFSRAKTDVHTYSKKLTPSDVNTHGGLSIPKQLADECFPPLNNDQDFPAQDLVAKDLNGLEWKFRHVYRGQSRRHLIRNGWSRFVSAKKLVAGDTLIFVRGKNYELYVAVRRAKKQQTSSSTSILSSHYMQHGMLSNAYHAVSSGTMFTIYYRPWTCPAAFIIPYNQYMKASEIDYEVGMTFNMPFESHELDCGRTVCPIFSGTIVDVKDFDPIRWPGSDWRCLKVKWNHAKLMPVRPERVSPWSIVAIGITKRKRRSFSSYPSKAQPLDPANPFGVKDCLMKSSVEHSPPWNSRVLQGQEKAVNAYEENAFRRPHDLRQPPQRKLRWRRGQVRLENQQHNHILDPWLDFIGKEVHGTSPSSNGFSNLQSSKIPSFASESLSIPKIVDYRNSNSKASKTVNFLEQSKSTSGNSDTQCSRSCTKVLKYGCALGRSIDMSRVKGYGELISELDKLFGFEGSLLDGSKDWHVTYQDREGNTKLLGDYPWSDFQAMVRKMFICPIGADYLADRSF; encoded by the exons ATGGTCTTCTATTATCCTCAAGGTCACATTGAACAG ATTGAGGCTTGCATGAATGAAGATGGACTTATGCCAATGCCAGCATACAATGTACCATATAAAATTCTTTGTAGGGTTGTTTCTGTCAGGCTACAG CTAGGGACGAGGGAGCCAATTTTGGCAGAACGCTCTCCTTTATTTTCGCGTGCTAAAACTGATGTGCATACATATAGCAAGAAACTCACTCCATCTGATGTAAACACGCATGGTGGACTCTCCATTCCAAAGCAACTGGCGGATGAATGCTTTCCGCCACTG AATAATGATCAGGATTTCCCAGCACAGGATTTAGTTGCAAAGGATCTGAATGGTTTAGAATGGAAGTTCCGCCATGTTTATCGAG GTCAGTCAAGGCGTCACCTCATAAGAAAcggttggagtaggtttgtaagtGCGAAGAAGCTTGTTGCAGGGGATACCCTTATATTTGTCAG AGGaaaaaattatgaattatatgttGCTGTTCGCCGTGCAAAAAAACAACAAACCAGCTCATCAACATCTATCTTATCAAGCCACTACATGCAACACGGCATGTTGTCTAATGCCTACCATGCTGTTTCCTCTGGGACAATGTTCACCATTTACTACCGCCCTTG GACTTGTCCTGCTGCGTTCATAATTCCTTACAATCAATATATGAAGGCCTCTGAAATCGATTATGAGGTTGGGATGACTTTCAACATGCCATTTGAAAGCCACGAACTAGACTGCGGCAGAACAGTATGCCCAAT ATTTTCAGGTACCATTGTTGATGTTAAAGATTTTGACCCCATTAGATGGCCTGGTTCAGATTGGAGGTGTCTCAAA GTGAAATGGAATCATGCAAAACTAATGCCAGTTCGTCCAGAAAGGGTATCTCCTTGGAGCATTGTAGCCATAGgaataaccaaaagaaaaaggaGGTCTTTTTCTTCCTATCCCAGCAAAGCACAGCCTCTTGATCCAGCAAATCCATTCGGTGTCAAGGACT gcttgaTGAAGAGTTCAGTTGAGCATTCACCTCCGTGGAACTCTAGGGTCTTGCAAGGTCAAGAAAAAGCTGTAAATGCTTATGAAGAGAATGCCTTCAGACGACCTCATGATTTGCGTCAACCACCACAGCGAAAACTTAGATGGAGGCGAGGACAAGTTAGATTGGAGAATCAGCAGCATAACCATATTCTTGATCCGTGGTTAGACTTTATTGGAAAGGAAGTTCATGGCACAAGTCCTTCCAGTAATGGATTTTCCAATTTACAGTCTTCAAAAATACCATCCTTTGCAAGTGAATCTTTGTCTATTCCAAAGATTGTCGATTACAGAAATTCAAATTCTAAAG CTTCTAAGACCGTTAATTTTCTGGAACAGAGTAAAAGCACTTCTGGCAATTCAGACACCCAATGCAGTCGCAGTTGCACAAAG GTACTCAAGTATGGATGTGCTCTTGGAAGATCTATTGACATGTCACGTGTAAAGGGGTATGGGGAACTCATTTCTGAACTCGACAAGCTGTTTGGATTTGAAGGGTCTCTTCTGGATGGTAGCAAGGATTGGCATGTAACCTATCAAGATAGAGAAGGAAACACAAAGTTACTAGGAGATTATCCTTGGTC GGATTTCCAGGCCATGGTGCGAAAGATGTTTATTTGTCCAATAGGAGCTGATTACCTGGCTGACAGAAGCTTCTGA